A genome region from Ptiloglossa arizonensis isolate GNS036 chromosome 4, iyPtiAriz1_principal, whole genome shotgun sequence includes the following:
- the Sas gene encoding stranded at second isoform X1: MLLRERGFLRAAATAALWLLTGLAVPSSSGLDLDVAVAGTDVAETTTTTTTTIPTMPTTTAVAAVTAVQSLRDEARNETTDRKFDYPIKEQDSKTTVEPKKKPVDFKPKTDQKYQKTPKDANANANANATEAATPFRGRALNVSAPEPANSLRSNITDLSDVSMDDDEDEREDDRVEEGDASRTANLSSTRVCVEGNRTYSASEKILRGCEEKCVCGEDGAVTDCKPLCSSPYVRADRGIEDPLCQEKLVAEEPCCAILVCAADSAPEPEETCLFANKTIARGQRVEDGCSRVCVCEAGGGLECRSRCPPNETSSSPTAQHDRCVVLTDPRDSCCTITLCDVTLGDHEIRAETSADPSVDLTDAKVLNSTAIKLELATAHPQDVTVEISDKNRVWRQQRPDRDGVLGNLEPARTYYVRVVQGTRTGPALQVFLPAEVVKTNVSSPSSSEGSCGYRGKTYDPGAEWYDECISFCVCADGGKTECATIECPTDFGLDVLDPRCLDWETVPASFVPKPPRCCPQEVRCSNNGSCDYKGNTYDNWSELPTNVTGCEKRCYCEMGNVSCQAACPPVPALPPASLPCPSHRATLSHLPGDDCCTEWSCARNSDGIPIPGTTATPAFPGPGPGPNQETEHVRGLFHYPMDPGHPTIPYNGPYGPDYDPFRSVPRKEKPKKPLDALAKPRKDEHPAISDTSNENENENRVPDSPPTRNTDRPLFLQTTFPSEHRDPNAIVPATPKKKAASSNEKEELSRRPLDIGSHPGLLWLDRGPPEGHPALYDIHRRIAERKPPSETRLDAPQRIEELLARIGHREPNPAGPFQRYEPQSSRPLLDQSGLDRNVPPSSSDQVTVQILQALDENTVRLVFTVPQVLVGLHGRVELRYTNDKTNFDVSSWKSQVFAPSNDLIATPQLEFELTDLKPSTEYKVKIAVKLKDLANSPSSKIYSVRTLEKRPEATTFPPRIPIDAELRATEVNTSWINFAWKKFTEYELRFVDGVQLRYKEQDGKLSSGTPLIHRAVNNYAIENLKPSTAYEVGIFFLPFPGQATELVSEKTIRATTSMEPDPYSFRVNVEIEAIESTDVQVAWTGVPYPEDKYVNVYRAVYQSDSGNEDASAFKIAKRDSRPRTVIDDLKPGTRYRLWLEVYLTNGKIKKSNVQDFVTKPGVLLPATVSQQAGKFASLPIRDGDYYGPLVVVAIVASLAILSTLVLSMMLLKRRTSSKADISPRKTTSAYNNPSYKTCEDAVTISNGRNKTTDHEMATIDAKETA, encoded by the exons ATGCTCCTCCGGGAGAGAGGTTTCCTGCGcgcggcggcgacggcggccCTCTGGCTCCTGACAGGGCTCGCTGTCCCGTCGAGCTCGGGCCTCGACCTCGACGTCGCCGTCGCCG GTACCGACGTCGCGgaaacgaccacgacgacgaccacgacgatacCGACGATGCCGACGAcgacggcggtggcggcggtaacTGCCGTCCAATCGCTTCGCgacgaagcgagaaacgaaacgaccgacCGCAAATTCGACTACCCGATCAAGGAGCAAGATTCCAAGACCACCGTCGAACCGAAGAAGAAGCCGGTCGACTTTAAGCCCAAGACCGATCAAAAGTACCAAAAAACTCCCAaggacgcgaacgcgaacgcaaaCGCGAACGCGACGGAAGCGGCGACCCCTTTCAGAGGCAGAGCGCTCAACGTTTCGGCCCCGGAACCCGCCAATTCGTTGCGGTCCAACATCACCGATCTCAGCGACGTCAGCatggacgacgacgaggacgaacgAGAGGACGATCGAGTCGAGG AAGGAGACGCCTCGAGGACCGCGAACCTCTCCTCGACGCGGGTCTGCGTCGAAGGGAACCGCACCTACTCCGCGAGCGAAAAGATCCTCAGGGGTTGCGAGGAGAAGTGCGTCTGCGGCGAGGACGGCGCGGTGACCGACTGCAAGCCCCTCTGCTCTTCACCGTACGTCAGAGCCGACCGAGGAATCGAGGATCCCCTCTGCCAGGAGAAGCTCGTCGCCGAGGAACCCTGTTGCGCCATACTGGTCTGCGCCGCCGACTCGG CCCCCGAACCCGAGGAGACCTGCCTCTTCGCGAACAAAACGATCGCGAGGGGACAACGCGTCGAGGACGGCTGCTCGAGGGTCTGCGTCTGCGAGGCGGGTGGCGGACTCGAGTGCCGATCCAGGTGCCCGCCGAACGAAACCTCCTCTTCGCCGACCGCTCAACACGATCGTTGCGTCGTGCTCACCGATCCGAG agactcctgttgcaccATCACCCTCTGCGACGTCACCCTCGGCGACCACGAGATCAGGGCCGAGACCTCGGCCGACCCGAGCGTCGATCTCACCGACGCCAAGGTGCTCAACTCGACGGCCATTAAACTCGAGCTAGCTACCGCCCACCCGCAGGACGTCACCGTCGAAATATCCGACAAGAATCGCGTATGGCGGCAGCAGAGACCCGACCGAG ACGGCGTCCTGGGGAATCTCGAGCCAGCCCGCACCTACTACGTCAGAGTGGTCCAAGGTACCAGAACCGGACCCGCGCTCCAAGTCTTCCTTCCCGCGGAGGTCGTCAAAACCAACGTCTCGAGCCCGAGCTCGAGCGAGGGTTCCTGCGGTTACAGAGGCAAGACCTACGACCCGGGAGCCGAATGGTACGACGAGTGCATCTCGTTCTGCGTGTGCGCCGACGGTGGCAAGACCGAGTGCGCGACCATCGAGTGCCCGACGGATTTTGGACTCGACGTGCTGGACCCTCGATGCCTGGACTGGGAAACGGTGCCGGCGAGCTTCGTCCCGAAACCGCCTCGTTGCTGTCCACAG GAAGTGCGGTGCAGCAACAACGGCTCCTGCGACTACAAGGGCAACACCTACGACAACTGGAGCGAATTGCCGACGAACGTGACCGGATGCGAGAAACGATGTTACTGCGAGATGGGAAACGTCTCCTGCCAAGCCGCGTGTCCCCCGGTTCCAGCTCTGCCGCCCGCGAGTTTGCCCTGCCCCTCTCATCGAGCCACCCTCTCCCACCTACCCGGCGACGATTGTTGCACGGAGTGGAGTTGCGCTCGAAACTCCGACGGGATACCGATCCCAG GAACGACCGCGACGCCTGCGTTccccggccccggccccggccccAACCAGGAAACGGAACACGTTCGCGGACTCTTCCATTATCCCATGGACCCTGGACATCCCACGATACCGTACAACGGACCCTACGGTCCCGACTACGATCCGTTTCGCTCGGTTCCGCGCAAAGAAAAACCCAAGAAACCGCTCGACGCCCTCGCGAAACCCCGCAAAGACGAACACCCGGCGATCTCCGACACCtccaacgagaacgagaacgagaaccgaGTACCCGACTCCCCGCCGACGCGAAACACCGATCGACCCCTCTTTCTCCAGACGACATTCCCGTCCGAGCACCGCGATCCGAACGCGATCGTTCCCGCGACTCCGAAAAAGAAAGCAGCCTCCTCGAACGAAAAGGAGGAGCTCTCGCGTCGTCCCCTCGATATCGGATCGCACCCGGGATTGCTCTGGCTCGATCGCGGTCCACCCGAGGGACATCCGGCTCTCTACGATATTCACCGACGGATCGCCGAACGGAAACCACCCTCCGAGACCCGGCTCGACGCCCCCCAACGGATCGAGGAGCTATTGGCTCGTATCGGTCACCGCGAACCCAACCCTGCCGGACCGTTCCAACGCTACGAGCCGCAATCGAGTCGTCCCCTTCTCGACCAGTCAG GTCTCGATCGCAACGTACCGCCTTCTTCCTCGGACCAAGTCACCGTGCAGATCCTCCAAGCCCTCGACGAGAACACCGTCCGCCTCGTATTCACCGTACCCCAGGTTCTGGTGGGGCTCCACGGACGCGTCGAACTACGCTACACCAACGACAAAAC AAACTTTGACGTCTCCAGCTGGAAATCCCAAGTGTTCGCTCCGTCCAACGACCTGATCGCCACCCCTCAATTGGAGTTCGAGCTCACCGATCTGAAACCCTCCACCGAGTACAAGGTCAAGATCGCGGTGAAACTCAAGGACTTGGCCAACAGTCCCTCGAGCAAGATCTACAGCGTCCGAACTCTCGAGAAGCGGCCCGAAGCGACCACCTTCCCCCCCCGGATACCCATCGACGCCGAGCTTCGCGCCACGGAGGTCAACACCAGCTGGATCAACTTTGCCTGGAAAAAGTTCACCGAGTACGAGCTACGGTTCGTCGACGGTGTCCAACTGAGGTACAAGGAGCAGGACGGGAAACTTTCATCCGGTACACCGTTGATTCACAGGGCGGTGAACAATTACGCGATCGAGAACCTCAAACCGTCGACCGCCTACGAGGTCGGAATTTTCTTCCTACCGTTCCCGGGACAAGCGACGGAGCTCGTCAGCGAAAAGACG ATCCGCGCGACCACCTCGATGGAACCGGACCCGTACTCGTTCCGCGTCAACGTGGAGATCGAGGCGATCGAGTCGACCGACGTGCAAGTTGCGTGGACCGGGGTACCCTACCCGGAGGACAAATACGTAAACGTTTACAGAGCCGTCTATCAGAGCGACAGCGGCAACGAGGACGCGAGCGCGTTCAAAATCGCCAAGAGGGACTCTCGGCCGCGAACCGTGATCGACGATCTCAAACCGGGCACCAGGTACCGCCTCTGGCTCGAGGTTTACCTGACCAACGGTAAGATAAAGAAGAGCAACGTCCAGGACTTTGTCACCAAGCCGGGAGTCCTCTTGCCCGCCACCGTTTCTCAACAAG CGGGAAAGTTCGCGTCCCTGCCAATTCGCGACGGCGACTACTACGGCCCGCTAGTGGTCGTGGCCATCGTCGCCTCCCTCGCCATCCTCTCCACCCTCGTACTCTCGATGATGCTATTGAAAAGGAGAACCAGCAGCAAGGCCGACATATCGCCCCGTAAAACCACCTCGGCGTACAACAATCCTTCCTACAAG ACCTGTGAGGACGCCGTGACGATATCCAACGGTAGAAACAAGACCACGGACCACGAGATGGCCACCATCGACGCCAAGGAGACCGCCTAA
- the Sas gene encoding stranded at second isoform X3, with translation MLLRERGFLRAAATAALWLLTGLAVPSSSGLDLDVAVAGTDVAETTTTTTTTIPTMPTTTAVAAVTAVQSLRDEARNETTDRKFDYPIKEQDSKTTVEPKKKPVDFKPKTDQKYQKTPKDANANANANATEAATPFRGRALNVSAPEPANSLRSNITDLSDVSMDDDEDEREDDRVEEGDASRTANLSSTRVCVEGNRTYSASEKILRGCEEKCVCGEDGAVTDCKPLCSSPYVRADRGIEDPLCQEKLVAEEPCCAILVCAADSAPEPEETCLFANKTIARGQRVEDGCSRVCVCEAGGGLECRSRCPPNETSSSPTAQHDRCVVLTDPRDSCCTITLCDVTLGDHEIRAETSADPSVDLTDAKVLNSTAIKLELATAHPQDVTVEISDKNRVWRQQRPDRDGVLGNLEPARTYYVRVVQGTRTGPALQVFLPAEVVKTNVSSPSSSEGSCGYRGKTYDPGAEWYDECISFCVCADGGKTECATIECPTDFGLDVLDPRCLDWETVPASFVPKPPRCCPQEVRCSNNGSCDYKGNTYDNWSELPTNVTGCEKRCYCEMGNVSCQAACPPVPALPPASLPCPSHRATLSHLPGDDCCTEWSCARNSDGIPIPGLDRNVPPSSSDQVTVQILQALDENTVRLVFTVPQVLVGLHGRVELRYTNDKTNFDVSSWKSQVFAPSNDLIATPQLEFELTDLKPSTEYKVKIAVKLKDLANSPSSKIYSVRTLEKRPEATTFPPRIPIDAELRATEVNTSWINFAWKKFTEYELRFVDGVQLRYKEQDGKLSSGTPLIHRAVNNYAIENLKPSTAYEVGIFFLPFPGQATELVSEKTIRATTSMEPDPYSFRVNVEIEAIESTDVQVAWTGVPYPEDKYVNVYRAVYQSDSGNEDASAFKIAKRDSRPRTVIDDLKPGTRYRLWLEVYLTNGKIKKSNVQDFVTKPGVLLPATVSQQAGKFASLPIRDGDYYGPLVVVAIVASLAILSTLVLSMMLLKRRTSSKADISPRKTTSAYNNPSYKTCEDAVTISNGRNKTTDHEMATIDAKETA, from the exons ATGCTCCTCCGGGAGAGAGGTTTCCTGCGcgcggcggcgacggcggccCTCTGGCTCCTGACAGGGCTCGCTGTCCCGTCGAGCTCGGGCCTCGACCTCGACGTCGCCGTCGCCG GTACCGACGTCGCGgaaacgaccacgacgacgaccacgacgatacCGACGATGCCGACGAcgacggcggtggcggcggtaacTGCCGTCCAATCGCTTCGCgacgaagcgagaaacgaaacgaccgacCGCAAATTCGACTACCCGATCAAGGAGCAAGATTCCAAGACCACCGTCGAACCGAAGAAGAAGCCGGTCGACTTTAAGCCCAAGACCGATCAAAAGTACCAAAAAACTCCCAaggacgcgaacgcgaacgcaaaCGCGAACGCGACGGAAGCGGCGACCCCTTTCAGAGGCAGAGCGCTCAACGTTTCGGCCCCGGAACCCGCCAATTCGTTGCGGTCCAACATCACCGATCTCAGCGACGTCAGCatggacgacgacgaggacgaacgAGAGGACGATCGAGTCGAGG AAGGAGACGCCTCGAGGACCGCGAACCTCTCCTCGACGCGGGTCTGCGTCGAAGGGAACCGCACCTACTCCGCGAGCGAAAAGATCCTCAGGGGTTGCGAGGAGAAGTGCGTCTGCGGCGAGGACGGCGCGGTGACCGACTGCAAGCCCCTCTGCTCTTCACCGTACGTCAGAGCCGACCGAGGAATCGAGGATCCCCTCTGCCAGGAGAAGCTCGTCGCCGAGGAACCCTGTTGCGCCATACTGGTCTGCGCCGCCGACTCGG CCCCCGAACCCGAGGAGACCTGCCTCTTCGCGAACAAAACGATCGCGAGGGGACAACGCGTCGAGGACGGCTGCTCGAGGGTCTGCGTCTGCGAGGCGGGTGGCGGACTCGAGTGCCGATCCAGGTGCCCGCCGAACGAAACCTCCTCTTCGCCGACCGCTCAACACGATCGTTGCGTCGTGCTCACCGATCCGAG agactcctgttgcaccATCACCCTCTGCGACGTCACCCTCGGCGACCACGAGATCAGGGCCGAGACCTCGGCCGACCCGAGCGTCGATCTCACCGACGCCAAGGTGCTCAACTCGACGGCCATTAAACTCGAGCTAGCTACCGCCCACCCGCAGGACGTCACCGTCGAAATATCCGACAAGAATCGCGTATGGCGGCAGCAGAGACCCGACCGAG ACGGCGTCCTGGGGAATCTCGAGCCAGCCCGCACCTACTACGTCAGAGTGGTCCAAGGTACCAGAACCGGACCCGCGCTCCAAGTCTTCCTTCCCGCGGAGGTCGTCAAAACCAACGTCTCGAGCCCGAGCTCGAGCGAGGGTTCCTGCGGTTACAGAGGCAAGACCTACGACCCGGGAGCCGAATGGTACGACGAGTGCATCTCGTTCTGCGTGTGCGCCGACGGTGGCAAGACCGAGTGCGCGACCATCGAGTGCCCGACGGATTTTGGACTCGACGTGCTGGACCCTCGATGCCTGGACTGGGAAACGGTGCCGGCGAGCTTCGTCCCGAAACCGCCTCGTTGCTGTCCACAG GAAGTGCGGTGCAGCAACAACGGCTCCTGCGACTACAAGGGCAACACCTACGACAACTGGAGCGAATTGCCGACGAACGTGACCGGATGCGAGAAACGATGTTACTGCGAGATGGGAAACGTCTCCTGCCAAGCCGCGTGTCCCCCGGTTCCAGCTCTGCCGCCCGCGAGTTTGCCCTGCCCCTCTCATCGAGCCACCCTCTCCCACCTACCCGGCGACGATTGTTGCACGGAGTGGAGTTGCGCTCGAAACTCCGACGGGATACCGATCCCAG GTCTCGATCGCAACGTACCGCCTTCTTCCTCGGACCAAGTCACCGTGCAGATCCTCCAAGCCCTCGACGAGAACACCGTCCGCCTCGTATTCACCGTACCCCAGGTTCTGGTGGGGCTCCACGGACGCGTCGAACTACGCTACACCAACGACAAAAC AAACTTTGACGTCTCCAGCTGGAAATCCCAAGTGTTCGCTCCGTCCAACGACCTGATCGCCACCCCTCAATTGGAGTTCGAGCTCACCGATCTGAAACCCTCCACCGAGTACAAGGTCAAGATCGCGGTGAAACTCAAGGACTTGGCCAACAGTCCCTCGAGCAAGATCTACAGCGTCCGAACTCTCGAGAAGCGGCCCGAAGCGACCACCTTCCCCCCCCGGATACCCATCGACGCCGAGCTTCGCGCCACGGAGGTCAACACCAGCTGGATCAACTTTGCCTGGAAAAAGTTCACCGAGTACGAGCTACGGTTCGTCGACGGTGTCCAACTGAGGTACAAGGAGCAGGACGGGAAACTTTCATCCGGTACACCGTTGATTCACAGGGCGGTGAACAATTACGCGATCGAGAACCTCAAACCGTCGACCGCCTACGAGGTCGGAATTTTCTTCCTACCGTTCCCGGGACAAGCGACGGAGCTCGTCAGCGAAAAGACG ATCCGCGCGACCACCTCGATGGAACCGGACCCGTACTCGTTCCGCGTCAACGTGGAGATCGAGGCGATCGAGTCGACCGACGTGCAAGTTGCGTGGACCGGGGTACCCTACCCGGAGGACAAATACGTAAACGTTTACAGAGCCGTCTATCAGAGCGACAGCGGCAACGAGGACGCGAGCGCGTTCAAAATCGCCAAGAGGGACTCTCGGCCGCGAACCGTGATCGACGATCTCAAACCGGGCACCAGGTACCGCCTCTGGCTCGAGGTTTACCTGACCAACGGTAAGATAAAGAAGAGCAACGTCCAGGACTTTGTCACCAAGCCGGGAGTCCTCTTGCCCGCCACCGTTTCTCAACAAG CGGGAAAGTTCGCGTCCCTGCCAATTCGCGACGGCGACTACTACGGCCCGCTAGTGGTCGTGGCCATCGTCGCCTCCCTCGCCATCCTCTCCACCCTCGTACTCTCGATGATGCTATTGAAAAGGAGAACCAGCAGCAAGGCCGACATATCGCCCCGTAAAACCACCTCGGCGTACAACAATCCTTCCTACAAG ACCTGTGAGGACGCCGTGACGATATCCAACGGTAGAAACAAGACCACGGACCACGAGATGGCCACCATCGACGCCAAGGAGACCGCCTAA
- the Sas gene encoding stranded at second isoform X2, with translation MLLRERGFLRAAATAALWLLTGLAVPSSSGLDLDVAVAGTDVAETTTTTTTTIPTMPTTTAVAAVTAVQSLRDEARNETTDRKFDYPIKEQDSKTTVEPKKKPVDFKPKTDQKYQKTPKDANANANANATEAATPFRGRALNVSAPEPANSLRSNITDLSDVSMDDDEDEREDDRVEEGDASRTANLSSTRVCVEGNRTYSASEKILRGCEEKCVCGEDGAVTDCKPLCSSPYVRADRGIEDPLCQEKLVAEEPCCAILVCAADSAPEPEETCLFANKTIARGQRVEDGCSRVCVCEAGGGLECRSRCPPNETSSSPTAQHDRCVVLTDPRDSCCTITLCDVTLGDHEIRAETSADPSVDLTDAKVLNSTAIKLELATAHPQDVTVEISDKNRVWRQQRPDRDGVLGNLEPARTYYVRVVQGTRTGPALQVFLPAEVVKTNVSSPSSSEGSCGYRGKTYDPGAEWYDECISFCVCADGGKTECATIECPTDFGLDVLDPRCLDWETVPASFVPKPPRCCPQEVRCSNNGSCDYKGNTYDNWSELPTNVTGCEKRCYCEMGNVSCQAACPPVPALPPASLPCPSHRATLSHLPGDDCCTEWSCARNSDGIPIPGTTATPAFPGPGPGPNQETEHVRGLFHYPMDPGHPTIPYNGPYGPDYDPFRSVPRKEKPKKPLDALAKPRKDEHPAISDTSNENENENRVPDSPPTRNTDRPLFLQTTFPSEHRDPNAIVPATPKKKAASSNEKEELSRRPLDIGSHPGLLWLDRGPPEGHPALYDIHRRIAERKPPSETRLDAPQRIEELLARIGHREPNPAGPFQRYEPQSSRPLLDQSGLDRNVPPSSSDQVTVQILQALDENTVRLVFTVPQVLVGLHGRVELRYTNDKTNFDVSSWKSQVFAPSNDLIATPQLEFELTDLKPSTEYKVKIAVKLKDLANSPSSKIYSVRTLEKRPEATTFPPRIPIDAELRATEVNTSWINFAWKKFTEYELRFVDGVQLRYKEQDGKLSSGTPLIHRAVNNYAIENLKPSTAYEVGIFFLPFPGQATELVSEKTIRATTSMEPDPYSFRVNVEIEAIESTDVQVAWTGVPYPEDKYVNVYRAVYQSDSGNEDASAFKIAKRDSRPRTVIDDLKPGTRYRLWLEVYLTNGKIKKSNVQDFVTKPGVLLPATVSQQAGKFASLPIRDGDYYGPLVVVAIVASLAILSTLVLSMMLLKRRTSSKADISPRKTTSAYNNPSYKVELQQETMDL, from the exons ATGCTCCTCCGGGAGAGAGGTTTCCTGCGcgcggcggcgacggcggccCTCTGGCTCCTGACAGGGCTCGCTGTCCCGTCGAGCTCGGGCCTCGACCTCGACGTCGCCGTCGCCG GTACCGACGTCGCGgaaacgaccacgacgacgaccacgacgatacCGACGATGCCGACGAcgacggcggtggcggcggtaacTGCCGTCCAATCGCTTCGCgacgaagcgagaaacgaaacgaccgacCGCAAATTCGACTACCCGATCAAGGAGCAAGATTCCAAGACCACCGTCGAACCGAAGAAGAAGCCGGTCGACTTTAAGCCCAAGACCGATCAAAAGTACCAAAAAACTCCCAaggacgcgaacgcgaacgcaaaCGCGAACGCGACGGAAGCGGCGACCCCTTTCAGAGGCAGAGCGCTCAACGTTTCGGCCCCGGAACCCGCCAATTCGTTGCGGTCCAACATCACCGATCTCAGCGACGTCAGCatggacgacgacgaggacgaacgAGAGGACGATCGAGTCGAGG AAGGAGACGCCTCGAGGACCGCGAACCTCTCCTCGACGCGGGTCTGCGTCGAAGGGAACCGCACCTACTCCGCGAGCGAAAAGATCCTCAGGGGTTGCGAGGAGAAGTGCGTCTGCGGCGAGGACGGCGCGGTGACCGACTGCAAGCCCCTCTGCTCTTCACCGTACGTCAGAGCCGACCGAGGAATCGAGGATCCCCTCTGCCAGGAGAAGCTCGTCGCCGAGGAACCCTGTTGCGCCATACTGGTCTGCGCCGCCGACTCGG CCCCCGAACCCGAGGAGACCTGCCTCTTCGCGAACAAAACGATCGCGAGGGGACAACGCGTCGAGGACGGCTGCTCGAGGGTCTGCGTCTGCGAGGCGGGTGGCGGACTCGAGTGCCGATCCAGGTGCCCGCCGAACGAAACCTCCTCTTCGCCGACCGCTCAACACGATCGTTGCGTCGTGCTCACCGATCCGAG agactcctgttgcaccATCACCCTCTGCGACGTCACCCTCGGCGACCACGAGATCAGGGCCGAGACCTCGGCCGACCCGAGCGTCGATCTCACCGACGCCAAGGTGCTCAACTCGACGGCCATTAAACTCGAGCTAGCTACCGCCCACCCGCAGGACGTCACCGTCGAAATATCCGACAAGAATCGCGTATGGCGGCAGCAGAGACCCGACCGAG ACGGCGTCCTGGGGAATCTCGAGCCAGCCCGCACCTACTACGTCAGAGTGGTCCAAGGTACCAGAACCGGACCCGCGCTCCAAGTCTTCCTTCCCGCGGAGGTCGTCAAAACCAACGTCTCGAGCCCGAGCTCGAGCGAGGGTTCCTGCGGTTACAGAGGCAAGACCTACGACCCGGGAGCCGAATGGTACGACGAGTGCATCTCGTTCTGCGTGTGCGCCGACGGTGGCAAGACCGAGTGCGCGACCATCGAGTGCCCGACGGATTTTGGACTCGACGTGCTGGACCCTCGATGCCTGGACTGGGAAACGGTGCCGGCGAGCTTCGTCCCGAAACCGCCTCGTTGCTGTCCACAG GAAGTGCGGTGCAGCAACAACGGCTCCTGCGACTACAAGGGCAACACCTACGACAACTGGAGCGAATTGCCGACGAACGTGACCGGATGCGAGAAACGATGTTACTGCGAGATGGGAAACGTCTCCTGCCAAGCCGCGTGTCCCCCGGTTCCAGCTCTGCCGCCCGCGAGTTTGCCCTGCCCCTCTCATCGAGCCACCCTCTCCCACCTACCCGGCGACGATTGTTGCACGGAGTGGAGTTGCGCTCGAAACTCCGACGGGATACCGATCCCAG GAACGACCGCGACGCCTGCGTTccccggccccggccccggccccAACCAGGAAACGGAACACGTTCGCGGACTCTTCCATTATCCCATGGACCCTGGACATCCCACGATACCGTACAACGGACCCTACGGTCCCGACTACGATCCGTTTCGCTCGGTTCCGCGCAAAGAAAAACCCAAGAAACCGCTCGACGCCCTCGCGAAACCCCGCAAAGACGAACACCCGGCGATCTCCGACACCtccaacgagaacgagaacgagaaccgaGTACCCGACTCCCCGCCGACGCGAAACACCGATCGACCCCTCTTTCTCCAGACGACATTCCCGTCCGAGCACCGCGATCCGAACGCGATCGTTCCCGCGACTCCGAAAAAGAAAGCAGCCTCCTCGAACGAAAAGGAGGAGCTCTCGCGTCGTCCCCTCGATATCGGATCGCACCCGGGATTGCTCTGGCTCGATCGCGGTCCACCCGAGGGACATCCGGCTCTCTACGATATTCACCGACGGATCGCCGAACGGAAACCACCCTCCGAGACCCGGCTCGACGCCCCCCAACGGATCGAGGAGCTATTGGCTCGTATCGGTCACCGCGAACCCAACCCTGCCGGACCGTTCCAACGCTACGAGCCGCAATCGAGTCGTCCCCTTCTCGACCAGTCAG GTCTCGATCGCAACGTACCGCCTTCTTCCTCGGACCAAGTCACCGTGCAGATCCTCCAAGCCCTCGACGAGAACACCGTCCGCCTCGTATTCACCGTACCCCAGGTTCTGGTGGGGCTCCACGGACGCGTCGAACTACGCTACACCAACGACAAAAC AAACTTTGACGTCTCCAGCTGGAAATCCCAAGTGTTCGCTCCGTCCAACGACCTGATCGCCACCCCTCAATTGGAGTTCGAGCTCACCGATCTGAAACCCTCCACCGAGTACAAGGTCAAGATCGCGGTGAAACTCAAGGACTTGGCCAACAGTCCCTCGAGCAAGATCTACAGCGTCCGAACTCTCGAGAAGCGGCCCGAAGCGACCACCTTCCCCCCCCGGATACCCATCGACGCCGAGCTTCGCGCCACGGAGGTCAACACCAGCTGGATCAACTTTGCCTGGAAAAAGTTCACCGAGTACGAGCTACGGTTCGTCGACGGTGTCCAACTGAGGTACAAGGAGCAGGACGGGAAACTTTCATCCGGTACACCGTTGATTCACAGGGCGGTGAACAATTACGCGATCGAGAACCTCAAACCGTCGACCGCCTACGAGGTCGGAATTTTCTTCCTACCGTTCCCGGGACAAGCGACGGAGCTCGTCAGCGAAAAGACG ATCCGCGCGACCACCTCGATGGAACCGGACCCGTACTCGTTCCGCGTCAACGTGGAGATCGAGGCGATCGAGTCGACCGACGTGCAAGTTGCGTGGACCGGGGTACCCTACCCGGAGGACAAATACGTAAACGTTTACAGAGCCGTCTATCAGAGCGACAGCGGCAACGAGGACGCGAGCGCGTTCAAAATCGCCAAGAGGGACTCTCGGCCGCGAACCGTGATCGACGATCTCAAACCGGGCACCAGGTACCGCCTCTGGCTCGAGGTTTACCTGACCAACGGTAAGATAAAGAAGAGCAACGTCCAGGACTTTGTCACCAAGCCGGGAGTCCTCTTGCCCGCCACCGTTTCTCAACAAG CGGGAAAGTTCGCGTCCCTGCCAATTCGCGACGGCGACTACTACGGCCCGCTAGTGGTCGTGGCCATCGTCGCCTCCCTCGCCATCCTCTCCACCCTCGTACTCTCGATGATGCTATTGAAAAGGAGAACCAGCAGCAAGGCCGACATATCGCCCCGTAAAACCACCTCGGCGTACAACAATCCTTCCTACAAGGTAGAATTACAACAAGAAACTATGG ACCTGTGA